A stretch of the Tachyglossus aculeatus isolate mTacAcu1 chromosome 6, mTacAcu1.pri, whole genome shotgun sequence genome encodes the following:
- the LOC119930032 gene encoding uncharacterized protein LOC119930032: protein MTSGDENSLHHSVGLLGISAGSLLLTANSYSFTREVPLIPSTAVGVLLVILAALLAYAGVRRSRKSTPLFVSLCLAISMLWCSYGLSCILGGQGVLPKAVDFRNATVPGLAAFSLALFILGVVGFLQKDVPPAMVSCAISLACAHDIARLYDVAFGSSATAGNHLIVCLVGLYFGIGRVLDFLTGGRVTLPGTQGPKSQQSRGRGRSHGGNVNDLAVVGLISNMISASVFGCRLLGVSDDLSAGQVPWLWTAGVYQLGVCIFSYRSFDLPAATFFGFASVLKFAGGYSLLYRTWQTEEPVFPVPLLVVFAFLFSVLALFATGKSLLDGLYLLFFTAHCVVLACHPSGFFGGGPQAVDVAVFVASASMTAVYSYNAKAGFKIPTGEGTVKALFSRTRLFKLRQAKDLRDPDLGYSKYADAEGLGYGCGLLASFAIAKAVDPQAPLAAVILPWVVVAGGILQLIPGFVAFSRGKTLESSAFVLYGITWIIWGSARYGGICATTRGFHLAVGIMAIMVLNCFIIFSSLFLSIAWFFYSLTFELILISFLLDAIDATPLGYDTAVAITFGVVSFYCFMSSVFNGTFESPQLPLGSPFLKLSGIQGGKNRCPHLPARKASSVKQIAEIMKNGGACGIPTDTVYVLVAACNRPDAVEKAYNTKKQAQDRPMSLWISSLRQLEPAKHLFHPILWAFMEAAWPSPISVVVPRGDWVDHLGLKTSARYVGTSQSIAIRIPDCSVTTHLIDLVGPIAVTSANPTGEADTTHHSQVYAKLGDKVDGVLCAGPSPENIASTVVDCTKIESGNIGFFRVGIVPKSQVLQILERVQRSHNLGQISTVSEEEKDSSKQPLGAVSNGKPTASSDSLAEASYANGGFGNEEEDVRL, encoded by the exons GGGTTCGGAGAAGCCGGAAAAGTACAccgttgtttgtctccctctgcctggcCATCTCCATGCTGTGGTGCAGCTACGGACTCAGCTGCATCTTGGGGGGCCAAGGGGTGCTGCCCAAAGCCGTTGATTTCCGTAACGCCACCGTCCCAGGGTTGGCAGCTTTCAGCCTGGCGCTCTTCATCTTGGGGGTGGTCGGGTTTCTGCAGAAGGACGTTCCCCCGGCCATGGTGTCCTGTGCCATCTCACTCGCCTGCGCCCATGACATCGCCAGGCTCTACGACGTTGCCTTCGGCTCCTCGGCCACGGCCGGCAACCATCTGATCGTCTGCCTCGTTGGGCTCTATTTCGGGATAGGGAGGGTCCTTGACTTTCTCACCGGTGGGAGGGTTACCCTTCCAGGGACCCAGGGACCCAAAAGTCAACAATCCAGAGGCCGAGGTCGAAGCCACGGTGGGAACGTGAATGACTTGGCGGTCGTCGGCCTGATCTCCAACATGATCTCTGCCAGCGTCTTTGGGTGTAGGCTTCTAGGAGTGAGCGATGATCTGTCTGCGGGTCAAGTGCCTTGGCTCTGGACAGCAGGCGTTTACCAACTGGGGGTTTGCATTTTCTCCTACCGCTCTTTCGACCTGCCGGCCGCCACGTTCTTCGGCTTCGCCTCAGTCCTGAAGTTTGCCGGAGGCTATTCCCTCCTGTACAGGACCTGGCAGACAGAGGAACCGGTTTTTCCCGTGCCACTGTTGGTGGTGttcgctttcctcttctccgtccTGGCGCTTTTCGCCACAGGGAAGAGCCTTCTCGATGGCCTGTACTTGCTCTTCTTTACCGCCCACTGCGTCGTGTTGGCCTGCCATCCCAGCGGCTTCTTCGGAGGGGGTCCTCAGGCAGTCGACGTGGCCGTTTTCGTGGCCTCGGCCTCCATGACCGCGGTCTACTCTTACAACGCGAAAGCGGGCTTCAAAATCCCAACAGGGGAGGGGACGGTCAAGGCCCTGTTCTCTCGAACCCGTCTCTTCAAGCTCCGCCAGGCTAAAGACCTCCGCGATCCCGACCTGGGCTACTCCAAGTACGCGGACGCGGAGGGGCTGGGCTACGGGTGCGGCCTCCTTGCCTCTTTCGCGATCGCTAAGGCGGTGGATCCGCAGGCCCCCCTTGCCGCTGTTATCCTGCCTTGGGTCGTGGTGGCCGGAGGGATTCTGCAGCTCATCCCTGGCTTTGTGGCCTTCTCCCGAGGCAAGACACTGGAGAGCAGTGCCTTCGTTCTCTACGGGATCACGTGGATCATCTGGGGCTCGGCCAGGTACGGTGGCATCTGTGCCACCACCCGGGGCTTCCACTTGGCCGTGGGCATCATGGCGATCATGGTCCTGAACTGCTTCATCATCTTCAGCTCGCTCTTCCTGAGCATCGCCTGGTTTTTTTACTCCCTCACCTTTGAGCTCATCCTTATCAGCTTCCTCTTGGACGCCATCGACGCCACGCCGCTCGGCTATGACACTGCCGTCGCTATCACCTTTGGGGTGGTGAGCTTCTACTGCTTTATGTCCTCGGTATTCAACGGCACCTTTGAAAGCCCCCAGCTTCCCCTGGGGAGCCCTTTCCTGAAGCTCAGTGGCATTCAGGGAGGAAAAAACCGatgtccccatctccctgccaggAAGGCTTCTTCAGTAAAGCAAATTGCAG AAATCATGAAAAATGGAGGAGCCTGTGGCATTCCCACAGACACGGTCTATGTGCTGGTAGCAGCTTGCAATCGACCCGATGCAGTGGAGAAGGCTTACAA CACCAAGAAACAAGCCCAGGACCGTCCCATGTCCTTGTGGATCTCCAGTCTGCGCCAGCTGGAGCCGGCCAAGCATCTGTTCCACCCGATTCTCTGGGCTTTCATGGAGGCCGCCTGGCCTTCCCCGATCAGCGTGGTCGTCCCTCGAG GGGATTGGGTAGACCACTTGGGGCTGAAAACCTCCGCTAGATATGTCGGCACTTCTCAGAGCATCGCTATCCGGATTCCCGACTGTTCAGTCACCACTCACCTCATCGACCTG GTGGGGCCCATTGCGGTCACCTCAGCCAATCCTACCGGAGAAGCAGACACCACTCACCACAGTCAGGTCTACGCTAAGCTGGGAGACAAG GTTGATGGGGTCCTTTGTGCCGGGCCATCTCCAGAGAACATTGCTTCTACTGTTGTGGACTGCACCAAGATCGAGAGTGGTAACATAGGATTTTTCAGAGTTGGCATTGTTCCCAAATCTCAG GTCTTACAGATCCTGGAGAGAGTGCAAAGGAGCCACAATCTGGGTCAGATCAGCACGGTCTCCGAGGAGGAAAAAGATTCCTCAAAACAGCCTCTGGGAGCCGTTTCGAATGGAAAGCCCACAGCCAGCTCAGACAGCCTAGCCGAGGCTTCGTATGCCAATGGAGGATTTGGCAACGAAGAGGAAGATGTGAGGCTCTGA